In a genomic window of Saccharothrix sp. HUAS TT1:
- a CDS encoding class I SAM-dependent methyltransferase: protein MTATELDHLRFKEGQRLHWDAISAGWLDVADTFERGARVVTARLLEIGGVGPGSSVLDVGTGVGEPALTAAAAVGPTGRVVGVDLAPAMVDLARRRAGGAANVEFLVGDVESLDLPRDSFDVALGRWSLMFLPDPVSAFRSIAAVLKPGGVLAASTWGPPDTAPMVSLGFRVLAGRLDLPAPKPWEPGPFSMSDPEVVSAHLVAAGFTDVSVDAVEVPFELDSAASYARFTEAITPVRIRRTARELLGDDEPALWADVAAAAAERARPDGSIPLPSTALCLRATAPIG, encoded by the coding sequence ATGACCGCGACGGAACTCGACCACCTCCGCTTCAAGGAGGGCCAGCGCCTCCACTGGGACGCCATCAGCGCCGGGTGGCTGGACGTGGCCGACACGTTCGAGCGCGGCGCCCGGGTGGTGACCGCGCGCCTGCTGGAGATCGGCGGTGTGGGACCGGGCAGCTCCGTCCTCGACGTCGGCACCGGCGTGGGCGAGCCCGCGCTCACCGCCGCCGCCGCGGTCGGCCCGACCGGCCGGGTGGTCGGCGTCGACCTGGCGCCCGCCATGGTCGACCTGGCCCGGCGGCGAGCCGGGGGCGCGGCCAACGTGGAGTTCCTGGTCGGCGACGTCGAGTCGCTGGACCTGCCGCGCGACAGCTTCGACGTGGCGCTCGGCCGGTGGAGCCTGATGTTCCTGCCCGACCCGGTCAGCGCCTTCCGCTCGATCGCCGCGGTGCTCAAGCCCGGCGGGGTGCTCGCCGCGTCGACCTGGGGCCCACCCGACACCGCGCCCATGGTCTCGCTCGGCTTCCGGGTGCTCGCGGGCCGGCTGGACCTGCCCGCGCCGAAGCCCTGGGAACCCGGCCCGTTCAGCATGTCCGACCCCGAGGTCGTGTCGGCGCACCTGGTCGCGGCGGGGTTCACCGACGTGTCGGTCGACGCGGTGGAGGTCCCGTTCGAGCTGGACTCGGCGGCGTCCTACGCCCGGTTCACCGAGGCCATCACCCCCGTGCGGATCCGGCGGACGGCCCGCGAACTGCTGGGCGACGACGAGCCCGCGCTGTGGGCCGACGTCGCCGCCGCGGCGGCCGAGCGCGCCCGGCCGGACGGCTCGATCCCGTTGCCCAGCACGGCCCTGTGCCTGCGGGCGACCGCCCCGATCGGATGA